In Salvelinus alpinus chromosome 20, SLU_Salpinus.1, whole genome shotgun sequence, a genomic segment contains:
- the LOC139547230 gene encoding gamma-crystallin M3-like yields the protein MSNTSMNMGRATFYEDRNFQGRSYECSSDCPDMSSYMSRCQSCRVQSGCFMGYEHPNYMGNQFFMRRGEYSDYQSMMGITDGIRSCRMIPMHRGNFRMRIYERENFGGQMHEMMDDCDSIQERYRMSDCQSCNVMDGHWLMYEQPHFRGRQMYMRPGEYRNFRDMGMGMGGMSGGMRFMSMRRIMDNMTM from the exons ATGTCCAACACCAGCATGAACATGGGCAGG GCCACCTTCTACGAGGACAGGAACTTCCAGGGCCGCTCTTATGAGTGCAGCTCCGACTGCCCTGACATGTCTTCCTACATGAGCAGGTGCCAATCCTGCAGGGTTCAGAGCGGCTGCTTCATGGGGTACGAGCACCCCAACTACATGGGAAACCAGTTCTTCATGAGGAGGGGAGAGTACTCAGACTATCAGAGTATGATGGGAATTACCGATGGTATCAGGTCCTGCCGCATGATCCCCATG CACCGTGGAAACTTCAGGATGAGGATCTACGAGAGGGAGAACTTCGGAGGTCAGATGCACGAGATGATGGACGACTGTGACTCCATACAGGAGCGTTACCGTATGTCTGACTGCCAGTCCTGCAACGTGATGGACGGCCACTGGCTGATGTATGAGCAGCCCCACTTCAGAGGCAGGCAGATGTACATGAGGCCTGGAGAGTACAGGAACTTCAGAGATATGGGCATGGGAATGGGAGGCATGAGCGGTGGCATGAGGTTCATGAGCATGAGGCGTATCATGGATAACATGACTATGTAA
- the LOC139547231 gene encoding gamma-crystallin M3-like, whose amino-acid sequence MTTTGMNMGRATFYEDRNFQGRSYECSSDCPDMSSYMSSCQSCRVQSGCFMGYERPNYMGNQFFMRKGEYSDYQSMMGITDGIRSCRMIPMHRGNFRMRIYERENFGGQMHEMMDDCDSIQERYRMSDCQSCNVMDGHWLMYEQPHFRGRQMYMRPGEYRNFRDMGMGMGGMSGGMRFMSMRRITDMC is encoded by the exons ATGACCACCACCGGCATGAACATGGGAAGA GCCACCTTCTATGAGGACAGGAACTTCCAGGGCCGCTCTTATGAGTGCAGCTCCGACTGCCCTGACATGTCTTCCTACATGAGCAGCTGCCAATCCTGCAGAGTTCAGAGTGGCTGCTTCATGGGGTACGAGCGCCCCAACTACATGGGAAACCAGTTCTTCATGAGGAAGGGAGAGTACTCAGACTACCAGAGTATGATGGGAATTACCGATGGTATCAGGTCCTGCCGCATGATCCCCATG CACCGTGGAAACTTCAGGATGAGGATCTACGAGAGGGAGAACTTCGGAGGTCAGATGCACGAGATGATGGACGACTGTGACTCCATCCAGGAGCGTTACCGTATGTCTGACTGCCAGTCCTGCAACGTGATGGACGGCCACTGGCTGATGTATGAGCAGCCCCACTTCAGAGGCAGGCAGATGTACATGAGGCCTGGAGAGTACAGGAACTTCAGAGATATGGGCATGGGAATGGGAGGCATGAGCGGTGGCATGAGGTTCATGAGCATGAGGCGTATCACTGATATGTGCTAG
- the LOC139546720 gene encoding gamma-crystallin M3-like isoform X1, with the protein MKLVERIPRVCKIIFYEDKNFQGRSYETSQDCPDMSSHLSRCHSCRVESGCFMVYERPNFMGNQYFMRRGEYPDYQRMMGFNDCLRSCRNVPMHRGNYKMRIYEKENFGGQMHEMMDDCDSIMDHFRMSDCQSCNVMDGHWLMYEQPHYKGRQVYMRPGEHRNLREMQGHNGMKFSSIRRITDSC; encoded by the exons atgaagctggttgagagaataccaagagtgtgcaaa ATCATCTTCTACGAGGACAAGAACTTCCAGGGTCGTTCCTATGAGACCAGCCAGGACTGCCCTGACATGTCCTCCCACCTGAGCAGGTGCCACTCCTGCAGGGTTGAGAGTGGCTGCTTCATGGTCTACGAGCGCCCCAACTTCATGGGAAACCAGTACTTCATGAGGAGGGGCGAGTACCCTGACTACCAGCGTATGATGGGTTTCAATGACTGCCTCCGATCCTGCCGTAACGTCCCCATG CACAGAGGAAACTACAAGATGAGGATCTACGAGAAGGAGAACTTCGGAGGTCAGATGCACGAGATGATGGATGACTGTGACTCCATCATGGATCATTTCCGCATGTCTGACTGCCAGTCCTGCAACGTGATGGACGGCCACTGGCTGATGTACGAGCAGCCCCATTACAAAGGCAGGCAGGTATACATGAGGCCTGGAGAGCACAGAAATCTCAGGGAGATGCAGGGACACAATGGAATGAAGTTCAGTTCCATCAGAAGGATCACCGACTCCTGTTAA
- the LOC139546720 gene encoding gamma-crystallin M3-like isoform X2 translates to MHGKIIFYEDKNFQGRSYETSQDCPDMSSHLSRCHSCRVESGCFMVYERPNFMGNQYFMRRGEYPDYQRMMGFNDCLRSCRNVPMHRGNYKMRIYEKENFGGQMHEMMDDCDSIMDHFRMSDCQSCNVMDGHWLMYEQPHYKGRQVYMRPGEHRNLREMQGHNGMKFSSIRRITDSC, encoded by the exons ATGCACGGAAAG ATCATCTTCTACGAGGACAAGAACTTCCAGGGTCGTTCCTATGAGACCAGCCAGGACTGCCCTGACATGTCCTCCCACCTGAGCAGGTGCCACTCCTGCAGGGTTGAGAGTGGCTGCTTCATGGTCTACGAGCGCCCCAACTTCATGGGAAACCAGTACTTCATGAGGAGGGGCGAGTACCCTGACTACCAGCGTATGATGGGTTTCAATGACTGCCTCCGATCCTGCCGTAACGTCCCCATG CACAGAGGAAACTACAAGATGAGGATCTACGAGAAGGAGAACTTCGGAGGTCAGATGCACGAGATGATGGATGACTGTGACTCCATCATGGATCATTTCCGCATGTCTGACTGCCAGTCCTGCAACGTGATGGACGGCCACTGGCTGATGTACGAGCAGCCCCATTACAAAGGCAGGCAGGTATACATGAGGCCTGGAGAGCACAGAAATCTCAGGGAGATGCAGGGACACAATGGAATGAAGTTCAGTTCCATCAGAAGGATCACCGACTCCTGTTAA